The following coding sequences are from one Saprospiraceae bacterium window:
- a CDS encoding DoxX family protein encodes MKKFIAWLVPPLYSVRSDFSVLLLRVIFGALMFVHGWGKFHMMLSGDIQFVDPIGLGETPSLYLSVFAELFCAGFVMIGLCTRLACIPLMITMLVAVFIVHGSDPLEKKELAILYLAAFYVIYLLGPGRLSLDQQLFNTRIDSTK; translated from the coding sequence ATGAAGAAATTTATCGCTTGGCTGGTGCCACCTTTATATTCAGTCAGGTCAGATTTCAGTGTACTCTTACTAAGAGTAATATTTGGTGCATTGATGTTTGTTCATGGCTGGGGAAAGTTTCATATGATGTTATCAGGAGACATCCAGTTTGTAGATCCTATAGGATTGGGCGAAACGCCTTCATTGTATCTCAGTGTATTTGCAGAGTTATTTTGTGCAGGCTTTGTGATGATCGGGTTGTGCACTCGACTAGCCTGTATACCTTTGATGATTACGATGTTGGTTGCAGTTTTTATTGTGCATGGGAGTGACCCTTTAGAGAAAAAAGAGTTGGCCATTTTGTACTTGGCAGCATTTTATGTGATTTACCTGTTGGGACCCGGCAGACTCAGTCTGGACCAACAACTTTTCAATACCAGAATAGACTCAACTAAATGA